GTCCGGTCGGGATTTTGTTGATCCACGGCCTGACCGGCACCCCGACGGAATTGCGCCAGGTCGCCAAGGGCCTGGCCAAGGTGGGCAATTGCACGGTGTACGTGCCCACCCTGGCCGGGCACTGCGGTGATAACAGCGACCTGCAAGCCACCGGCTGGCGCGACTGGTACGAAGGCGTGCGCAAGACGTTCGTCGGTGTGAAACAGCGCCATGAACAGGTGTTTGTCGGTGGTTTGTCCATGGGCGCGGTGATGTCGATGTACGTGGCCGCCGAGCACCCTGGGCAAGTCGCCGGGCTGCTGATGTATTCCACCACCCTGAAGTACGACGGTTGGAGCATCAACAAGTTGGCGTTCCTCACGCCGTTGCTGATGAAAATCCCCTTCGGCGTGCACATCTGCCGCTTCGAAGAGAAGCCGCCATACGGCATCAAGAATGAACGCCTGCGCGGCATCGTCGAGCGGCAGATGAAAGAGGGCGAGAGCAGCGAGGCGGGCTTGCTGACCATGGAGGGCATCACCGTGCGCGAGCTGCACCGGATGAACGCCGTGGTCAAGAAGCGCATGCCGCAGGTCAAGGTGCCGGCGTTGGTGTTGCACTCCATCGAGGACGACATCACCAGCCGTTGGAACGCAGACTATGTGGAACGCCACCTCGGTGGCCCGGTGACCAAGATCCTGCTGGACAACTGCTACCACATGATCACCGTCGACTTGCAATACCGCCGGGTGATCGAGTTGAGCGCGGAGTTTGTCGGGCAGCATGCCGAGTCCATTCCGGCCCCCCAAGATTATCGACAGCGGGCTTGAGCCTTAAGGAAACCCTTGTGATTACCGCCCAAGCCTTCCCGACCATCCGGGCCCTCCAGCGCAGTGCCTGGAACGACTGTTTCCCGGGTGCCCTGGAGGACTGGGACTATTACGTCGCCGTGGAAAACGCCGCTATCGATGATTTTCAGTGGCGTTACCTGGCGGTTTACGAAGATGGAACGCTGGTGGCTGTGGCGGCCGCGTTCATCACCCATTATCGCCTCGACACCACGGTGTCGGGCGCCGGCAAACGCTTGACCGAGCGTGTGGAGCGACTGTGGCCGGGGCTTTTGCAACTGGGCCTGTATGCCCTCGGCTCCCCGGTGGCGGAGCGCTGCGACGTTGGTTTTGCCAGCAGTGTGGCGGATACACGACGTCCGCTGCTGCTCAAGCACCTTTTGGAAGCCGCGCGCCAGGATGCCGATGACTTCGGTATCGGCCTGGTAGCGGTCAAGGACGCACCGAGCAAAGACCCGCACTGGGTCGAAAGTTGCCGCGCGGCGGGCTTCCAGAGCATGCCGAGCTTGCCCACGGGCGTGTTGCCGCTGCCCTACGGCTCGGTGGACGCCTACCTGGGGTCCCTGGGCAAATCCACACGCAAGGACCTGCGCCGCAAACTGCGCGCGCCGGGGCCGCGAGTGGAGTGGCGGCGCAATATCGACGACGTGCTGCCCGAGGTCATGCGCCTGTACGAGGCCACGCTCACGCGTGCCGAGTTGCAGTTCGAGCGGCTGCCCGCCGGTTACTTCACCGGTGTGCTCGAACGCCTTGATGAGCGGGCGGTCTGTGTTCTTTACTGGGTGGACGAGCAACTGGTGGCGTTCAACCTGATCCTGGTGGACGAGCACCGGCTGGTGGACAAGTTTTTCGGGCATGACGTGGAATTCACCCGTGACTACAACCTGTACTTCCGTAGCTGGCTGACCAATGTCGACTACTGTATTCAACACAATATTGCCGTGTATGAGTGCGGCCAGGCCGGGTATGCCAGTAAGCTGCGCCTGGGCTGCGAGTTCCAGGGCAACAGCGTGTTTTTCCGCCACCGCAACCGGCTGGTCAACGGCCTGCTCAAGCTTGTAAAACTGTTTATTCGACCGGATCGTTCCGACCCTGCCATGGCTGCTGCGATAAGCGAAACCTGATGATCACCAAGACCCGCCAGAAAGCCCGCCCCTTTGCCATTTCGCGTTGGAGCGTCCAGCGCAAGCTGGTGCTGGCGTTCTGGTTGGTCAGCGTGATCCCTACCATGATCGCCGCCGAACTGGCGGCCACCACGCTGTCGCAGATCTTCGACAGCAACGTGCGCATCTGGCTGCAGGAGTCGACCAAGATCGTCAAGGATGAGATCGGCGACATCCTTCACGACAACGCGCGCATGGCCAAGCTGTTCCTGCGCTACACCAGCCCGCCGTCGAGCCGGCAAGCCGCCAAGCACGACCGGCTGACCGCCGACATTGCCGACGCCACCGACATCGACGTGGTGGCGCTGATCCGCATGAGCGACCACAAGCTGGTGTTCAGCACCGCCTCTGACGACATCGTCAAGCAGATCAGCCTGACCAGCAACGCGGTGTTGCAGACCGTGCAGGTGGCCGGGGTGAGCACGGGGGTTGTG
The genomic region above belongs to Pseudomonas azotoformans and contains:
- a CDS encoding alpha/beta hydrolase, with the translated sequence MKTAEIDLGEGTAGFVLGDGPVGILLIHGLTGTPTELRQVAKGLAKVGNCTVYVPTLAGHCGDNSDLQATGWRDWYEGVRKTFVGVKQRHEQVFVGGLSMGAVMSMYVAAEHPGQVAGLLMYSTTLKYDGWSINKLAFLTPLLMKIPFGVHICRFEEKPPYGIKNERLRGIVERQMKEGESSEAGLLTMEGITVRELHRMNAVVKKRMPQVKVPALVLHSIEDDITSRWNADYVERHLGGPVTKILLDNCYHMITVDLQYRRVIELSAEFVGQHAESIPAPQDYRQRA
- a CDS encoding GNAT family N-acetyltransferase → MITAQAFPTIRALQRSAWNDCFPGALEDWDYYVAVENAAIDDFQWRYLAVYEDGTLVAVAAAFITHYRLDTTVSGAGKRLTERVERLWPGLLQLGLYALGSPVAERCDVGFASSVADTRRPLLLKHLLEAARQDADDFGIGLVAVKDAPSKDPHWVESCRAAGFQSMPSLPTGVLPLPYGSVDAYLGSLGKSTRKDLRRKLRAPGPRVEWRRNIDDVLPEVMRLYEATLTRAELQFERLPAGYFTGVLERLDERAVCVLYWVDEQLVAFNLILVDEHRLVDKFFGHDVEFTRDYNLYFRSWLTNVDYCIQHNIAVYECGQAGYASKLRLGCEFQGNSVFFRHRNRLVNGLLKLVKLFIRPDRSDPAMAAAISET